One window from the genome of Hyalangium ruber encodes:
- a CDS encoding pilus assembly protein PilY → MKRLRNVCLGLVLLGVAGVASAQLGTNQNSAACCQLTTSLIQDVLTSKEPSGDERQLVTPATPPNVHFLVDTSGSMRELPQVTNADHVAFFNSTINGCSNPKLDAFQLSRGWDPAILYPVPDVGTGLGADTGFPNLFQDSKFYGYMTWGDSSNPSPNWASKEQACQERIPNWNSSRATDYIRCLSCLSTRGYYKLPEAYANNSGDVSNLDFILWGRFLNFNPPKYVTMRAVLKQVLKDLQGSRVGFSIFSNTTANTELRQRQNPSCDQTLLNPNAFDAYRGSYINAINGLGFTTGTPLARSLLNIGYYFTSDDGVYRDVFGFGTGYMYPSAFRNGSLTSPGRSVCWGCQSTSVVIITDGEPTGDNLHNTVVSKLRILNGGPVYCPDSAWCGSNSTTGRDRGTNLASYTDDNPNYLLDDVAKMLATQDLQRNTPAVVGDFNTAGRQSLTIHTVGFGINSNLLRNTAQVGNGLYYTAEDSASLKQALLELLGVTRSPSQPVALAAPAVELQPAAGLSAALIPRLKTAPGSNPWQGFLYRFKSAVERELGCDPLSPGMGDLNGDGDCEDTHLVDATGEPVIESPDGGFVKLFSPNVPAQPYWEAGQKLRPTGATSPMRWKTRRIYTLVDTNGDQKLDRRDSPVAFTEANASLLMDSLGISQNPTVCNDLAVLLGVSSLTPLDCARLVIRWYRGADALNPDPALRDYDRPFLLGDIFHSAPILVEPPMPKAECGASGQCLPALFSGQTPNEQGPLYPNGPWGDAYEQYVYRASNRDKLVLVGSNGGMLHAFHGGKSTGWVVTPGGRFQYDEGTGEELWAFMPPDQLPKLRPNLGKHAAFVDGTAMVREVWLDGVDGPSDGVKQAGEFRTVAVVGTGKGGVHRFALDLTRLLGVGMDIPSNVRSPNVPGDFLWMWPQPCDPLALQLGESTSHFAPQPPPVGPVALSPEADDALRNLYGQWGSGVETPWSMGGMPARERWVVGLNGGYDALQVRGRGMALVDVATGHTVWSFFHGDGQSRSEFLRYPLGAGLALADVGNDTYSVNESDGLFDTATVGDYGGQLWTVRFWQPGTWNPSRQRVDNWHAARAFRVAHPGQTGSPEALRGPFSTIAVNVVHPWAGALRTLVGTGDRQNLDEVGTTCRLGNPRACAEQGCIVQNSLQVSRGGSTTSVTNATYLNYSYWSGSAIQGSSGASCASARVRLNWDHDSGGTCSSNDVGTFDYLCDGTSSTWLCRAMTDGRTKYALNGSVAPYPQRFYSVWSYGGGTPGRTFNTDAEADMFDSQMLTDADLQNVSQFDASGNVGLEELEAPANGMGWYVQYAQGSERTSTSATVVNGCVLWNSFVPNNASTGACMVGNRHSNLYQADFVSGKASCASGFVSAYTGTRARYLSFATQVSLPEAAVRQVSFNGQNVTNVTLSAPLWTRSLSDGSQGPLISVPVSVSP, encoded by the coding sequence ATGAAGCGTCTGCGGAATGTCTGCCTGGGGCTGGTGCTGCTGGGGGTGGCGGGTGTTGCCTCCGCGCAGCTCGGTACGAACCAGAACAGCGCGGCCTGTTGTCAGCTCACCACGTCGCTCATTCAGGATGTGCTCACCAGCAAGGAGCCATCGGGGGACGAGCGCCAGCTGGTCACTCCCGCCACGCCGCCCAACGTCCACTTCCTCGTCGACACGTCGGGGTCGATGCGGGAGCTGCCGCAGGTCACCAACGCTGACCACGTCGCGTTCTTCAACAGCACCATCAACGGGTGCTCCAACCCGAAGCTGGATGCCTTCCAGCTCAGTCGCGGCTGGGACCCCGCAATTCTCTATCCCGTGCCGGATGTGGGGACGGGCCTGGGCGCCGACACGGGCTTTCCCAACCTGTTCCAGGACAGCAAGTTCTACGGGTACATGACCTGGGGAGACAGCTCGAACCCCTCCCCGAACTGGGCCTCGAAGGAGCAGGCATGCCAGGAGCGGATACCCAACTGGAACAGCTCGCGCGCGACTGACTACATCCGGTGCCTGAGCTGCCTGAGCACCCGGGGCTATTACAAGCTGCCGGAGGCGTATGCGAACAACAGCGGGGATGTGAGCAATCTCGACTTCATCCTCTGGGGCCGCTTCCTCAACTTCAACCCGCCCAAGTACGTGACGATGCGGGCGGTGCTCAAGCAGGTCCTCAAGGATCTCCAAGGCTCGCGCGTCGGCTTCAGCATCTTCAGCAACACCACTGCGAATACCGAGCTGCGGCAGCGTCAGAACCCATCCTGCGACCAGACGCTCCTCAACCCCAACGCCTTCGATGCCTACCGCGGCAGCTACATCAACGCCATCAACGGCCTGGGTTTCACCACGGGCACCCCCCTGGCGCGCTCGCTGCTCAACATCGGCTACTACTTCACCTCGGATGATGGGGTGTACCGGGACGTGTTCGGCTTCGGCACGGGCTACATGTACCCGAGCGCGTTCCGAAACGGCTCGCTCACCTCGCCGGGCCGCAGCGTGTGCTGGGGATGCCAGTCCACCTCCGTGGTCATCATCACCGATGGCGAGCCCACCGGTGACAACCTCCACAACACCGTCGTCAGCAAGCTGCGCATCCTCAATGGTGGGCCCGTCTACTGCCCGGACTCCGCGTGGTGCGGCTCCAACTCCACCACTGGGCGCGACCGGGGCACCAATCTCGCCAGCTACACGGACGACAACCCGAACTACCTCCTGGATGACGTGGCCAAGATGCTGGCCACCCAGGATCTACAGCGCAACACGCCTGCCGTGGTGGGCGACTTCAACACCGCCGGCCGGCAGAGCCTGACCATCCACACGGTGGGCTTTGGCATCAACAGCAACCTGCTCCGGAACACGGCGCAGGTGGGCAACGGCTTGTATTACACGGCCGAGGACAGCGCCTCGCTCAAGCAGGCGCTGCTGGAACTGCTCGGCGTGACGCGTTCGCCTTCGCAGCCCGTCGCCCTGGCGGCGCCGGCCGTGGAGCTCCAGCCCGCGGCGGGCCTGAGCGCGGCCCTCATTCCCCGACTGAAGACCGCCCCGGGGAGCAATCCCTGGCAGGGGTTCCTCTACCGCTTCAAGTCCGCCGTGGAGCGGGAGCTGGGGTGTGATCCCCTCAGCCCCGGCATGGGCGATCTCAACGGAGATGGCGATTGTGAGGACACGCACCTGGTGGATGCCACGGGGGAGCCGGTCATCGAGAGCCCTGATGGGGGCTTCGTGAAGCTGTTCTCGCCCAACGTTCCCGCCCAGCCGTACTGGGAGGCGGGCCAGAAGCTGCGCCCAACGGGTGCGACCTCTCCCATGCGATGGAAGACGCGCCGCATCTACACGCTCGTGGACACCAACGGGGACCAGAAGCTGGACCGGAGGGACTCGCCCGTGGCGTTCACGGAGGCCAATGCCTCGCTGCTGATGGACTCGCTGGGCATCAGCCAGAACCCGACCGTGTGCAACGACCTGGCGGTGCTGCTCGGGGTGTCCTCGCTGACGCCCCTGGACTGTGCCCGCCTCGTCATCCGCTGGTACCGCGGCGCGGACGCCCTCAACCCGGATCCGGCCCTGCGCGACTATGACCGGCCGTTCCTGCTCGGCGACATCTTCCACTCCGCGCCCATCCTCGTGGAGCCGCCGATGCCGAAGGCCGAGTGCGGGGCTTCCGGGCAGTGCCTGCCCGCGCTCTTCAGCGGGCAGACGCCGAATGAGCAGGGCCCGCTCTACCCGAATGGCCCGTGGGGGGACGCCTATGAGCAGTACGTCTACCGCGCGTCGAATCGCGACAAGCTCGTCCTGGTGGGCTCCAACGGGGGCATGCTCCACGCGTTCCACGGGGGCAAGAGCACCGGCTGGGTCGTCACCCCGGGAGGCCGCTTCCAGTACGACGAGGGAACGGGCGAGGAGCTGTGGGCCTTCATGCCGCCGGATCAGCTGCCCAAGCTGCGCCCCAACCTGGGCAAGCACGCCGCCTTCGTGGACGGCACGGCCATGGTGCGCGAGGTGTGGCTGGACGGAGTGGACGGACCGTCGGATGGGGTGAAGCAGGCGGGCGAGTTCCGCACCGTGGCCGTGGTGGGCACGGGCAAGGGCGGGGTGCATCGCTTCGCGCTGGACCTCACGCGCCTGCTGGGCGTGGGCATGGACATTCCGTCCAACGTCCGTTCGCCCAACGTTCCGGGCGACTTCTTGTGGATGTGGCCGCAGCCGTGCGACCCGCTGGCCCTGCAGCTGGGCGAGAGCACCAGCCACTTCGCTCCCCAGCCGCCGCCGGTGGGGCCGGTGGCGCTGTCGCCGGAGGCCGATGATGCCCTGCGCAACCTCTACGGGCAGTGGGGCAGCGGGGTCGAGACGCCCTGGTCCATGGGCGGGATGCCCGCGCGCGAGCGCTGGGTGGTGGGCCTCAACGGCGGCTATGACGCGCTCCAGGTCCGCGGCCGGGGCATGGCCCTGGTGGACGTGGCCACCGGCCACACCGTGTGGAGCTTCTTCCACGGAGATGGGCAGAGCCGCTCCGAGTTCCTGCGCTACCCCCTCGGCGCGGGGCTGGCGCTGGCGGACGTGGGCAACGACACCTATAGCGTGAACGAGTCGGACGGCCTGTTCGACACCGCCACGGTGGGCGACTACGGCGGCCAGCTGTGGACGGTGCGCTTCTGGCAGCCGGGCACGTGGAACCCCAGCCGCCAGCGGGTGGACAACTGGCACGCGGCGCGGGCCTTCCGCGTCGCCCACCCGGGGCAGACGGGCAGCCCCGAGGCCCTGCGCGGGCCCTTCAGCACCATCGCCGTCAACGTGGTGCATCCGTGGGCGGGGGCGCTTCGCACCCTGGTGGGCACCGGGGACCGGCAGAACCTGGACGAGGTGGGGACGACGTGCCGGCTGGGCAACCCGCGCGCCTGCGCGGAGCAGGGCTGCATCGTACAGAACTCGCTCCAGGTGAGCCGGGGCGGCTCCACGACGTCGGTGACCAATGCCACCTACCTCAATTACAGCTACTGGAGCGGTTCGGCGATCCAGGGCTCTTCGGGCGCCTCGTGTGCCAGCGCGCGGGTGCGGCTGAACTGGGACCATGATTCCGGGGGCACGTGCTCGAGCAACGACGTGGGGACGTTCGACTACCTGTGTGATGGCACCTCTTCCACCTGGCTCTGCCGCGCGATGACCGACGGCCGGACGAAGTACGCCCTCAACGGGTCGGTGGCGCCGTACCCCCAGCGCTTCTATAGCGTCTGGAGCTATGGAGGAGGCACCCCGGGCCGCACGTTCAATACCGATGCGGAGGCGGACATGTTCGACAGCCAGATGCTCACGGACGCGGACCTTCAGAACGTGAGCCAGTTCGACGCGAGCGGCAACGTGGGGCTGGAAGAGCTGGAGGCGCCGGCGAATGGCATGGGCTGGTATGTCCAGTATGCCCAGGGCTCCGAGCGCACCAGCACCAGCGCCACCGTGGTGAACGGGTGTGTGCTCTGGAATTCGTTCGTGCCCAACAACGCCTCGACCGGGGCGTGCATGGTGGGCAACCGCCACTCGAACCTCTACCAGGCGGACTTCGTGAGCGGGAAGGCCAGCTGCGCCTCCGGCTTCGTCTCCGCGTATACCGGCACCCGGGCCCGCTACCTGAGCTTCGCGACCCAGGTGAGCCTGCCCGAGGCGGCGGTGCGCCAGGTGAGCTTCAATGGTCAGAACGTGACGAACGTCACCCTGAGCGCGCCGCTCTGGACGCGGAGCCTCAGCGATGGAAGCCAGGGGCCGCTCATCTCCGTCCCCGTGTCCGTGAGCCCGTAG
- a CDS encoding DUF1338 domain-containing protein: MNPAAVRLLDLLWDRYAAEVPYARTFVQLSGGSFRNDHVALRTLARPGGGIALFERVFERLGWKRAGEYTFPDTHLAAIYMSHPEGLPRVFISELKAEELSPRARQLLSALPEDPPPPEDVEALAAWFSAPPPPEESALLELEKESQYGAWLLAFGRKVNHFTGSVDDVEVWQRRMREAGVPMKADIEGAVGTSLRQTATHAAPLPVALKGGGTRTWPYAYFEIAQRSAGFDGFLGPQARALFDMTRRGG; this comes from the coding sequence ATGAACCCTGCCGCCGTGCGATTGCTCGACCTGCTGTGGGACCGCTACGCCGCCGAGGTGCCCTACGCGCGGACCTTCGTCCAGCTCTCCGGAGGCAGCTTCCGCAATGACCACGTGGCGCTGCGCACGCTGGCCCGGCCCGGCGGCGGCATCGCCCTCTTCGAGCGCGTGTTCGAGCGGCTCGGCTGGAAGCGCGCGGGCGAGTACACCTTCCCGGACACGCACCTGGCCGCCATCTATATGTCCCACCCGGAGGGACTGCCGCGCGTCTTCATCTCCGAGCTGAAGGCGGAGGAACTCTCACCACGCGCCCGGCAGCTGCTCTCCGCGCTGCCCGAGGACCCGCCGCCGCCCGAGGACGTGGAGGCACTGGCCGCCTGGTTCTCCGCGCCTCCGCCGCCGGAGGAGTCCGCGCTGCTGGAGCTGGAGAAGGAGTCCCAGTACGGCGCGTGGCTGCTGGCCTTCGGCCGCAAGGTGAACCACTTCACCGGCTCGGTGGACGACGTGGAAGTCTGGCAGCGGCGCATGCGCGAGGCCGGTGTGCCGATGAAGGCCGACATCGAAGGCGCCGTGGGTACGTCCCTGCGGCAGACGGCCACACACGCGGCGCCGCTGCCGGTGGCGCTCAAGGGCGGCGGCACTCGCACCTGGCCCTACGCCTACTTCGAGATCGCCCAGCGCTCCGCCGGCTTCGATGGCTTCCTCGGCCCGCAGGCCCGCGCCCTCTTCGACATGACCAGGCGCGGAGGCTGA
- a CDS encoding macro domain-containing protein translates to MPTSRLYKDAGPVPEVSVVRVVEGDLLDQRVDAIVNAWNRNIIPWWLLIPQGVSGAIKRRAGHGPFRELARVGPMPLGTAVVTSAGGLPYQGIIHVAGINMLWRASEQSIRDSVVNALARTRERGWRSVAFPIIGAGSGGFNEERALGLMHTALEPNVGDLEVTVVRYRRP, encoded by the coding sequence GTGCCCACCTCTCGCCTATATAAGGATGCGGGGCCTGTCCCGGAGGTGTCGGTGGTTCGCGTCGTGGAGGGAGACCTGCTGGACCAGCGCGTGGACGCCATCGTCAACGCGTGGAACCGGAACATCATCCCCTGGTGGCTGCTGATACCCCAGGGCGTGTCCGGCGCCATCAAGCGGCGCGCGGGGCACGGGCCCTTCCGCGAGCTGGCGCGCGTGGGCCCCATGCCGCTGGGCACCGCCGTGGTCACCTCCGCCGGTGGGCTGCCGTACCAGGGCATCATCCACGTGGCCGGCATCAACATGCTGTGGCGCGCCTCCGAGCAGTCCATCCGGGACTCGGTGGTGAACGCGCTCGCGCGGACCCGGGAGCGTGGGTGGCGCTCGGTGGCCTTCCCCATCATCGGCGCGGGCAGCGGGGGCTTCAACGAGGAGCGCGCCCTGGGCCTCATGCACACGGCGCTGGAGCCGAACGTCGGGGACCTGGAGGTGACGGTGGTGCGCTACCGGCGGCCCTGA
- a CDS encoding SDR family NAD(P)-dependent oxidoreductase — translation MPAMTTTKKVAAVFGAGPGLGAAVARRFAREGYTVALLARGEAGLREVQASITRDGGSAAVYPADAGDAGSVSAAFSKVRAELGAPEVLVYNAGAFQMGGILELDPAAFESAWRANCLGGFLSAREVLPAMLEGGRGTLLFTGATASLRGGARFAGLAVGKFGLRALAQSLAREFGPRGIHVAHIVIDGQIDTARVRGMMPGREASTMLAPDAIAESYWQLHQQHPSAWTQELDLRPAPEKF, via the coding sequence ATGCCGGCCATGACCACGACCAAGAAGGTAGCGGCGGTGTTCGGAGCGGGCCCGGGGCTGGGAGCGGCGGTGGCCCGGCGCTTCGCGCGCGAGGGCTACACGGTGGCGCTGCTGGCGCGCGGGGAAGCGGGGCTGCGCGAGGTGCAGGCGAGCATCACCCGAGACGGCGGGAGCGCGGCGGTGTACCCGGCGGACGCGGGGGATGCGGGCTCCGTCTCGGCCGCCTTCTCGAAGGTTCGCGCGGAGCTGGGCGCTCCGGAGGTGCTCGTCTACAACGCGGGAGCCTTCCAGATGGGCGGCATCCTGGAGCTGGATCCGGCCGCCTTCGAGTCGGCGTGGCGGGCGAACTGCCTGGGCGGCTTCCTCAGTGCGCGCGAGGTGCTCCCGGCGATGCTCGAGGGCGGACGCGGCACCCTGCTCTTCACGGGCGCCACCGCCTCCCTGCGCGGCGGCGCGCGCTTCGCGGGGCTGGCCGTGGGCAAGTTCGGGCTCCGGGCGCTGGCGCAGTCGCTGGCACGCGAGTTCGGCCCGCGCGGCATCCACGTGGCCCACATCGTCATCGACGGGCAGATCGACACCGCGCGGGTGCGCGGGATGATGCCGGGCCGGGAGGCCTCCACGATGCTCGCGCCGGACGCCATCGCGGAGAGCTACTGGCAGCTCCACCAGCAGCACCCCAGCGCGTGGACCCAGGAGCTGGACCTGCGCCCCGCCCCCGAGAAGTTCTGA
- the lepB gene encoding signal peptidase I: MKPAHLRLLIGLLVGFGVLAVSGVLALRFLVVHTWTVPSSSMYPAINAGDLISGYQWSYLSAASAAKATQRGDVVIFRHPEQGSDVLHRVVGLPGDTIDVLASGEVHVNGTPLPRCLLGPWPSDALQQVDSVLAFLETQGERRYVVLQSLLARAEPSHAVVPPGDVFVMGDNRDNSWDSRYWGTVPFANLRARVSHIVFAGEDPAVWEKKRLGHEVHASPLLPLSLEPALKNCPP; the protein is encoded by the coding sequence ATGAAGCCCGCCCACCTGCGTCTCCTCATCGGCCTGCTCGTCGGCTTCGGTGTTCTGGCCGTCTCGGGCGTGCTGGCCCTCCGGTTCCTGGTGGTTCACACGTGGACCGTGCCCAGCTCCTCCATGTACCCGGCCATCAACGCCGGGGACCTCATCTCCGGGTACCAGTGGTCCTATCTCTCGGCTGCGTCGGCCGCCAAAGCCACCCAGCGCGGGGATGTGGTCATCTTCCGGCACCCCGAGCAGGGCTCCGACGTCCTGCATCGGGTCGTGGGGCTGCCGGGCGATACCATCGACGTGCTTGCTTCGGGCGAGGTGCATGTCAACGGCACGCCGCTGCCGCGCTGCCTGCTCGGGCCCTGGCCCTCGGACGCGCTCCAGCAAGTCGACTCCGTGCTCGCGTTCCTCGAAACCCAAGGCGAGCGGCGGTACGTCGTCCTCCAGAGCCTCCTGGCTCGCGCGGAGCCCAGCCATGCCGTGGTTCCCCCAGGTGACGTGTTCGTCATGGGAGACAACCGAGACAACTCCTGGGACAGCCGCTACTGGGGGACGGTGCCCTTCGCGAACCTCCGCGCGCGGGTGAGCCACATCGTCTTCGCCGGCGAGGACCCCGCGGTCTGGGAGAAGAAGCGGTTGGGGCACGAGGTCCACGCCAGCCCGCTGCTGCCCCTCTCCCTGGAGCCGGCGCTGAAGAACTGCCCGCCGTGA
- a CDS encoding serine hydrolase domain-containing protein: MDPLEDGWPVSSLEAEGMDPARLAELERKFEAGEYPAPDSLLIARNGKLVYERYWNGFRRDTPHDLRSATKSVTSMLTGVALEQKLLPGVDAPILPLLSRYAPFQNEDERKGRLTLRHLLEMRTGLACNDWQQDSPGQEERMYDSRDWVKFILDLPMAEEPGQSSAYCTGGVVVLGALVEDAAGMSFPEFSRRHLFEPLGITHFEWEEADGGRTDTGGHLRLRPRDFAKLGQVMLDGGRWQGQQLIPEDWVRESTVGRHPLGDSKYGYLWWVNTFGIGDTPVDAWFARGNGGQYVFVFPSQSLVAVFTGSLYNEPESALAVELCGRFVLTSALRK, encoded by the coding sequence GTGGATCCGCTCGAGGATGGGTGGCCCGTCTCCTCGCTGGAAGCCGAGGGCATGGACCCCGCGAGGCTCGCGGAGCTGGAGCGGAAGTTCGAGGCTGGGGAGTACCCCGCGCCGGACTCACTGCTCATCGCGCGCAACGGCAAGCTCGTGTACGAGCGCTACTGGAACGGCTTCCGCCGCGACACGCCGCATGACCTGCGCTCGGCCACCAAGAGCGTCACCTCGATGCTGACGGGCGTCGCCCTGGAGCAGAAGCTATTGCCCGGAGTGGATGCGCCCATCCTGCCTCTGCTGAGCCGGTACGCGCCCTTCCAGAATGAGGATGAGCGCAAGGGACGGCTGACCCTGCGCCACCTGCTGGAGATGCGCACCGGGCTGGCGTGCAACGACTGGCAGCAGGACTCTCCCGGCCAGGAAGAGCGGATGTACGACTCGCGGGACTGGGTGAAGTTCATTCTCGACCTGCCCATGGCGGAGGAGCCGGGCCAGTCGAGCGCGTACTGCACCGGCGGCGTGGTGGTGCTGGGCGCGCTGGTGGAGGACGCCGCGGGCATGTCGTTCCCCGAGTTCTCGCGCCGCCACCTCTTCGAGCCGCTGGGCATCACCCACTTCGAGTGGGAGGAGGCCGACGGCGGGCGCACCGACACCGGAGGCCACCTGCGCCTGCGCCCTCGGGACTTCGCCAAGCTGGGCCAGGTGATGCTGGATGGAGGCAGGTGGCAGGGCCAGCAGCTCATCCCCGAGGACTGGGTGCGGGAGTCGACCGTGGGCCGCCACCCGCTCGGGGACTCGAAGTATGGCTACCTCTGGTGGGTCAACACGTTCGGCATTGGCGACACCCCCGTGGACGCCTGGTTCGCGCGTGGCAACGGCGGCCAGTACGTCTTCGTCTTCCCCTCGCAGAGCCTGGTGGCCGTCTTCACCGGCAGCCTCTACAACGAGCCCGAGTCCGCCCTCGCCGTGGAGCTGTGCGGCCGCTTCGTCCTTACCTCCGCGCTGCGCAAGTAG
- a CDS encoding TIGR03885 family FMN-dependent LLM class oxidoreductase, which yields MSRVQVGYHASHEQFPPSALLRMVRKAEGVGFRAALNSDHFHPWTEAQGQSGFAWSFMGAALATTQLSLGVVNAPGQRYHPAIIAQALGTLAEMFPGRVWAALGSGQLLNEAITGQGWPTKEQRNARLRECVDILRALFRGETVTHRGLVTVEEAKLYTRPKEPPLLVGAAITAKTAEWVGSWADGLITISQPPEALRQVVEAFRRGGGEGKPMFLKVQVSYAADEAAARSGALEQWGSNIFPSSVLTDLRGPSQFAEAANTVRAQDLDRAVRISSSLQRHLDWLGEDARLGFDRLYLHNVNREQDAFIEAFGEKVLPALSRA from the coding sequence ATGTCCAGGGTCCAGGTCGGCTACCACGCCTCTCATGAGCAGTTTCCCCCCAGCGCGTTGCTGCGCATGGTGCGCAAGGCGGAAGGGGTGGGCTTTCGCGCCGCGCTCAACTCCGACCACTTCCACCCGTGGACGGAGGCTCAGGGCCAGAGTGGCTTCGCCTGGTCCTTCATGGGCGCGGCGCTCGCCACCACGCAGCTCTCCCTGGGCGTGGTGAACGCGCCCGGCCAGCGCTACCACCCCGCCATCATCGCCCAGGCCCTGGGGACCCTGGCGGAGATGTTCCCGGGGCGTGTCTGGGCGGCGCTCGGCAGCGGGCAGTTGCTCAACGAGGCCATCACCGGACAGGGCTGGCCCACCAAGGAACAGCGCAACGCACGGCTGCGCGAGTGCGTGGACATCCTCCGTGCCCTCTTTCGCGGCGAGACGGTGACGCACCGGGGCCTCGTCACCGTGGAGGAGGCGAAGCTCTACACCCGGCCGAAGGAGCCACCGCTGCTGGTGGGTGCCGCCATCACCGCGAAGACGGCCGAGTGGGTGGGGAGCTGGGCCGACGGGCTCATCACCATCTCCCAGCCGCCGGAGGCGCTGCGCCAGGTGGTGGAAGCCTTCCGGCGCGGTGGTGGCGAGGGCAAGCCGATGTTCCTCAAGGTGCAGGTGTCCTACGCCGCGGATGAGGCGGCGGCCCGCTCGGGGGCGCTCGAGCAGTGGGGGTCGAACATCTTCCCCAGCTCGGTGCTCACCGACCTCCGGGGACCCTCGCAGTTCGCGGAGGCCGCCAACACGGTGCGCGCCCAGGACCTCGACCGCGCGGTGCGCATCTCCTCCAGCCTCCAGCGGCACCTCGACTGGCTGGGGGAGGATGCGCGCCTGGGCTTCGATCGGCTCTACCTCCACAACGTCAACCGGGAGCAGGACGCCTTCATCGAGGCCTTCGGAGAGAAGGTGCTCCCCGCCCTGTCCCGCGCGTAG
- the rarD gene encoding EamA family transporter RarD, whose product MPSEPSPAPRASGFAYAIAAYLSWGLFPIYWKQLAQVPPLVVIAHRVVWSFLFVAGLLTFARRWPEVKRALSQRKTLVALLVSTALISSNWFLFIWAVNTGHVLEASLGYYINPLLNVVLARVVLGERLRPLQLVAVGLAALGVLYLTVGLGVLPWVSLLLALTFGFYGLVRKMAPVEPLTGLAVETGFAAPVGVLFLLLVPMAQQGQLFAGTVRESLLLVGSGVATALPLLWFALGAKRLRYSTLGFIQYLAPTGQLALAVLVYGESFTSRHAVTFALIWTAVLLYAADSVRGSRLGGTPVPVTKPRRTQSA is encoded by the coding sequence ATGCCCAGCGAGCCCTCGCCCGCTCCGCGCGCGTCAGGCTTCGCCTACGCCATCGCGGCCTACCTGTCATGGGGCCTGTTCCCCATCTATTGGAAGCAACTGGCGCAGGTGCCACCCCTGGTGGTCATCGCCCACCGGGTGGTCTGGTCCTTCCTCTTCGTCGCAGGCCTGCTCACCTTCGCCCGGCGCTGGCCGGAGGTGAAGCGCGCGCTGAGCCAGCGCAAGACGCTGGTGGCGCTGCTCGTGTCCACCGCCCTCATCTCCTCCAACTGGTTCCTCTTCATCTGGGCCGTCAACACCGGCCATGTGCTGGAGGCCAGCCTGGGCTACTACATCAACCCGCTGCTCAACGTGGTGCTCGCCCGGGTCGTGCTGGGCGAGCGGCTGCGTCCGCTGCAGCTCGTGGCGGTGGGGCTCGCGGCGCTCGGCGTGCTCTACCTCACCGTGGGGCTGGGGGTGCTGCCCTGGGTGTCGCTGCTGCTCGCGCTCACCTTTGGTTTCTACGGGCTGGTGCGCAAGATGGCCCCCGTGGAGCCGCTCACGGGGCTGGCGGTGGAGACGGGCTTCGCCGCGCCCGTGGGGGTGCTGTTCCTGCTGCTGGTGCCCATGGCCCAGCAGGGCCAGCTGTTCGCGGGCACCGTGCGCGAGTCGCTGTTGCTGGTGGGCAGTGGCGTGGCCACCGCGCTGCCGCTCCTGTGGTTCGCCCTGGGCGCCAAGCGGCTGCGCTACTCCACGCTGGGCTTCATCCAGTACCTGGCGCCCACCGGCCAGCTCGCCCTGGCGGTGCTGGTCTATGGCGAGTCGTTCACCTCTCGCCACGCCGTCACCTTCGCCCTCATCTGGACGGCCGTGCTCCTCTACGCCGCCGACAGTGTGCGGGGTAGCCGGCTCGGAGGCACGCCCGTGCCCGTCACGAAGCCGCGGCGGACCCAGTCCGCGTAG